The proteins below are encoded in one region of Peptoniphilus sp. GNH:
- a CDS encoding TrkH family potassium uptake protein: MKNYINKLTNKPQKLLAMSFFLAIMLGTILLMLPISSQDGSILNFFDALFTATSATCVTGLTVVNTSTYFSFFGKLVIILLIQIGGLGTMTILYWILSMLNLRIGLSSRNLIREQLSYSSMTGVVRLIKYVVLVSFAIELVGAFFLSCVFVPEFGFVKGILYGVFHSISAFCNAGFDILGDSIRPYNTNVIVNFTIMILISLGGLGFMVYIEIFKKKRFRRLNVHTKMVLSVSLLLFLSGFFSFLILEYHNPHTIAGMKFQDKLMVSSFQSVTLRTAGFYSIDFSKIKDATSFSMIPLMFIGGSPASTAGGIKTTTFGVLLFAAFSYMRGNDYPHVFKKTISRDVVFKSLTIFVMAIFLVTGVSFIIEVAEHEKFKFLDVLFETVSAFGTVGISKGITPDLSLPSKLLVTMTMFLGRVGPISLAMGIIGRKEKSKINYAEGKILVG; the protein is encoded by the coding sequence ATGAAAAATTATATAAATAAACTCACAAATAAACCCCAAAAGCTTTTGGCTATGAGTTTTTTTCTTGCCATTATGCTGGGGACAATATTACTTATGCTGCCTATTTCGTCGCAAGATGGGAGTATTTTGAATTTTTTTGATGCTCTTTTTACGGCGACTAGTGCCACTTGTGTGACCGGGCTTACTGTCGTGAATACGTCTACTTATTTTTCTTTTTTTGGAAAGCTTGTCATAATCTTATTGATTCAAATAGGTGGACTGGGTACTATGACTATTCTTTATTGGATTTTATCCATGCTCAATTTGAGGATTGGTCTTTCTTCTAGAAATCTTATAAGAGAACAACTTTCTTATTCGTCTATGACAGGAGTTGTTCGACTTATAAAGTATGTTGTGCTGGTTTCTTTTGCTATTGAACTGGTGGGAGCCTTTTTCCTTTCCTGTGTTTTTGTGCCAGAGTTTGGATTTGTGAAGGGGATTTTGTATGGGGTCTTTCATTCGATTTCCGCTTTTTGCAATGCCGGATTTGACATCTTGGGTGATTCTATTAGGCCTTATAACACTAATGTGATTGTAAATTTTACAATTATGATACTTATAAGTCTGGGCGGACTTGGTTTTATGGTTTATATTGAAATCTTCAAAAAGAAAAGATTCAGACGTCTTAATGTGCATACTAAGATGGTCTTGTCCGTGTCCTTGCTCTTGTTTTTATCTGGATTTTTTTCGTTTTTGATTTTGGAATACCACAATCCTCATACAATTGCCGGGATGAAATTTCAAGATAAGCTTATGGTTTCATCTTTTCAATCTGTAACTTTGAGGACAGCGGGTTTCTATTCGATTGATTTTTCTAAGATAAAAGATGCGACTAGTTTTTCTATGATTCCTCTTATGTTTATAGGTGGAAGTCCGGCATCAACAGCTGGCGGCATCAAGACCACGACTTTTGGGGTCTTGCTTTTTGCAGCTTTTTCTTATATGAGGGGTAATGACTATCCTCATGTATTTAAGAAGACTATATCTAGAGATGTGGTTTTTAAATCTTTGACAATTTTTGTCATGGCAATTTTTTTGGTGACTGGTGTTTCTTTTATAATAGAAGTCGCAGAGCATGAGAAGTTTAAGTTTTTGGATGTCTTATTTGAAACTGTTTCAGCCTTTGGTACTGTCGGTATAAGTAAGGGCATCACACCAGACTTGTCGCTTCCTTCTAAGCTTTTAGTTACCATGACTATGTTTCTTGGCAGAGTAGGGCCTATAAGTTTGGCTATGGGTATCATAGGAAGAAAGGAAAAATCAAAAATAAATTATGCTGAAGGGAAAATATTGGTGGGATAA
- the thrS gene encoding threonine--tRNA ligase, which yields MKIKLPDGSIKSYEKSVSVLDVTKDISEGLARVALGAVVNGKTMGMEEMINEDSDFKVVKFEDKEGKEIFWHTSSHLMAHAIQNLFPDAKFAIGPAIENGFYYDIDLDHRFTPDDLVHIENEMKKLVKENLSVKKISISHKDAIEYFKNKGQDYKVELIEDLPEDEALSIYEMGDFADLCKGPHLSSIKAIKAFKLLSIAGAYWRGDENRKMLQRIYGISFEKKSQLDEYLQRLEEAEKRDHRKIGKEMDLFSMHEEGPGFPFFHPNGMILRSELESWWRNILIKNGYGEIKTPIILNEELWHKSGHWDHYKENMYFTKIDDKDYAIKPMNCPGSTIIYANSMHSYRDLPIRLSEFGQVHRHELSGALHGLFRVRTFTQDDAHVYCLPSQVEDEVFKIIDLADLLYSTFGFKYNVELSTRPEDFMGDIETWNVAEEKLKAALKKRNIPYTINEGDGAFYGPKIDYHLEDAIGRTWQCGTIQLDFQMPQNFDLTYVNEDGQKARPVMLHRALFGSMERFMGILIEHFAGKFPLWLAPVQVKVMPISNKFNDYAEKVSKKLEESGIRVRFDSRAEKIGYKIRQAQLEKVNYMVIVGEKEVETGKISIRKRNGEELKDQDLDKFIEDLKKEIEAKEIFNN from the coding sequence ATGAAGATAAAATTACCTGATGGCTCAATTAAATCTTATGAAAAGTCGGTGAGTGTTCTAGATGTTACCAAAGACATCTCAGAAGGATTGGCAAGAGTAGCCCTAGGAGCTGTTGTAAATGGCAAGACCATGGGCATGGAAGAGATGATAAATGAAGATTCAGATTTTAAAGTTGTAAAATTTGAAGACAAGGAAGGCAAGGAAATTTTCTGGCACACCAGCTCTCATCTCATGGCTCACGCTATCCAAAATCTTTTCCCTGATGCAAAGTTTGCAATAGGACCTGCCATAGAAAATGGTTTTTATTATGATATAGACTTAGATCACAGATTCACACCAGATGATCTTGTTCATATAGAAAATGAAATGAAAAAACTTGTGAAGGAGAATTTGTCTGTGAAAAAAATCAGTATCTCCCACAAGGATGCCATAGAATATTTCAAAAATAAGGGACAAGACTACAAGGTTGAACTAATAGAAGACCTACCAGAGGATGAAGCCCTGTCAATATATGAGATGGGAGACTTTGCAGATCTTTGCAAGGGACCTCATCTAAGCTCCATAAAGGCTATAAAGGCTTTCAAGCTTTTATCAATTGCTGGAGCTTATTGGAGAGGCGATGAAAATAGAAAGATGCTCCAAAGGATTTATGGAATTTCTTTCGAGAAAAAATCTCAACTCGATGAATATCTTCAAAGATTGGAAGAAGCAGAAAAAAGAGACCACAGAAAAATCGGCAAGGAAATGGATCTTTTCAGTATGCACGAAGAAGGCCCAGGTTTTCCTTTCTTTCATCCAAATGGCATGATTTTGAGAAGCGAATTGGAATCTTGGTGGAGAAATATCCTAATCAAAAATGGCTATGGAGAAATAAAGACACCAATAATTTTAAATGAAGAACTTTGGCACAAGTCTGGCCACTGGGATCACTATAAAGAAAACATGTATTTCACAAAAATAGATGACAAGGATTATGCCATCAAGCCGATGAACTGCCCTGGTTCTACAATTATATATGCAAACAGCATGCACTCTTATAGAGACTTGCCTATAAGGCTTTCAGAATTTGGTCAAGTACACAGACACGAATTGTCAGGAGCCCTTCACGGACTTTTCAGAGTGAGAACTTTCACTCAAGATGATGCCCATGTATATTGTCTACCCAGCCAAGTTGAAGACGAAGTATTTAAGATAATAGATTTGGCAGATCTCTTGTATTCAACTTTTGGATTTAAATATAATGTTGAACTTTCAACTAGACCGGAAGATTTCATGGGAGATATAGAAACTTGGAATGTAGCCGAAGAAAAATTAAAGGCAGCTCTCAAAAAGAGAAATATCCCCTACACCATAAATGAAGGAGACGGAGCTTTTTATGGTCCCAAGATAGACTATCACCTTGAAGATGCCATAGGTAGAACTTGGCAATGTGGTACAATCCAATTAGACTTTCAAATGCCACAAAATTTTGACCTCACTTATGTAAACGAAGATGGTCAAAAGGCAAGACCTGTAATGCTACACAGAGCGCTTTTTGGTTCTATGGAAAGATTTATGGGAATTCTAATCGAACACTTCGCTGGCAAGTTCCCCTTGTGGTTGGCACCAGTTCAAGTAAAAGTTATGCCTATATCCAACAAATTCAATGACTATGCAGAAAAAGTGAGCAAGAAGTTGGAAGAAAGTGGCATCAGAGTAAGATTTGATAGCAGGGCCGAAAAAATCGGATACAAGATTCGTCAAGCCCAATTGGAAAAAGTAAACTACATGGTAATCGTGGGCGAAAAAGAAGTAGAAACAGGAAAAATTTCAATCAGAAAGAGAAATGGTGAAGAGTTAAAAGACCAAGACTTGGATAAATTCATAGAGGATTTGAAAAAAGAAATAGAAGCCAAAGAAATATTCAACAACTAA
- a CDS encoding TrkA family potassium uptake protein translates to MKNYVVFGSGRFGSEVAMTLMDLGNEVLVIDKDYDKVQAISEYVTTALQADTMDENVEKDLGLSNFDGAIIAIGESLEASIMAVLVCKDAGIKEIIAKSTSVRNGEILRKLGADRIIYPEKDMGKRLAYNLSNSNFYDYISLSKEFTIAELKIPDDWVNKTISQIDIRRSFGFSVLAIKKQKDAIIQPQPTEMLEKGDYIIVLGKKSSLAKFKDR, encoded by the coding sequence ATGAAAAATTATGTAGTATTCGGATCGGGTAGATTCGGCTCGGAAGTGGCCATGACTTTGATGGACCTTGGTAATGAGGTTTTGGTGATTGACAAGGACTATGACAAGGTGCAAGCCATTTCTGAATATGTGACAACGGCCTTGCAGGCTGATACCATGGATGAGAATGTAGAAAAAGATTTGGGACTTTCCAATTTTGATGGCGCCATAATTGCCATTGGAGAAAGTTTGGAGGCATCTATTATGGCTGTTTTGGTTTGTAAGGATGCTGGTATAAAAGAGATTATAGCAAAGTCGACCAGTGTGAGAAATGGCGAGATTTTGAGAAAACTTGGAGCTGATAGGATAATTTATCCTGAAAAGGATATGGGCAAGAGGTTGGCCTATAATCTTTCTAATAGCAATTTTTATGACTACATTTCGCTTTCTAAAGAATTTACAATTGCAGAGCTAAAGATTCCAGATGATTGGGTCAATAAGACCATAAGTCAAATTGACATTCGAAGGAGTTTTGGATTTTCTGTCTTGGCTATAAAAAAGCAAAAGGATGCCATAATCCAACCCCAACCCACAGAAATGTTGGAAAAAGGAGATTATATAATAGTCCTTGGCAAAAAATCTTCTCTGGCAAAGTTTAAAGATCGATGA
- a CDS encoding RNA methyltransferase, with protein MKIINSKDNKTYKFLKSLLQKKYRKESRLFPVEGSVVLSEIDRDFKYLCMSKTYYEKLENKDVKEKVLVFDDNLFKDLCDTQNPQGILAYFDFIEKDAADLPDCGKFLYLDDLQDPGNVGTLIRTCDALSMDGLIVSPETVDLYSPKLVRSSMASLFRLPIYRLDKKSLLKCRKNFKIYATALHGAKDLRSITFEKNSILILGNEARGVSKDLLEGADEKISIRMREGVDSLNVAISGGIIIYSML; from the coding sequence ATGAAAATAATAAATTCTAAAGATAACAAGACTTATAAATTTTTAAAATCCCTGCTTCAAAAAAAATATAGAAAGGAATCTAGACTTTTTCCAGTGGAAGGTTCGGTTGTTCTTTCAGAGATAGATAGAGATTTCAAATACCTTTGCATGTCCAAGACATATTATGAAAAGTTAGAAAACAAAGATGTAAAAGAAAAGGTGTTAGTATTTGATGATAATCTCTTCAAAGACCTCTGCGACACACAAAACCCCCAGGGTATACTTGCCTATTTTGATTTTATAGAAAAAGATGCGGCCGATTTGCCAGATTGTGGAAAGTTTCTCTACCTAGATGACTTGCAAGATCCAGGCAATGTTGGCACTCTTATCAGAACTTGTGACGCTCTTTCTATGGATGGGCTTATAGTATCTCCTGAAACTGTGGATTTATATTCTCCTAAGCTTGTCAGATCATCTATGGCATCCTTATTTAGGCTGCCCATATATAGGCTTGATAAAAAGAGCCTCTTAAAGTGCCGCAAAAATTTTAAAATTTATGCGACTGCCTTGCATGGAGCCAAAGATTTGAGGAGTATAACCTTTGAGAAAAATTCTATTTTGATTTTGGGAAACGAAGCAAGGGGAGTGAGCAAGGACTTGTTAGAAGGAGCAGATGAAAAGATTTCTATAAGGATGAGAGAGGGAGTAGATTCTCTTAATGTTGCCATTTCTGGTGGGATTATAATTTATTCTATGCTATGA
- a CDS encoding S-layer homology domain-containing protein, whose translation MKNIKNILLIFILSVLVLPINIFAEEAGPKTWDDIAIKDEKTGIILTEYFQALDIDNLPEEIKQEYLQNQGIRAGSKSFKIIGEKAKEDFRFEVEELTDEDPNMKEFLEKFNDKIYSDYNGKLNYFGYKIKVIPLKGQENLGTSKIKMPINKFIEIQEEGKPLITRMERPIWEHGVIICEKSNEYAESYRNLHEIRYGQWLYNEERIGAKGYDVEKIPAEIVLPEILKEHYIFIASRKEMPKIPENMMPGTYEVPTIARKQGDVGWYSMAKGALKEIAEIKVNKYGQRYLYPKFQNMHLMGLNGHLLNLQYYKTLADSELTQAKLIDYYEDPEDGYKKYPQTYEIPLKNSEATKAVYVTVDAMGDQSQCFWLTLNVEGYLKGTRTNREGLRIKNIDMSDGEYLADVVSISSSKPVKFMYEEELFGQESDYKFKITIKNGKANLELDTGDIYVDTNPGDVKVLGDKEVEFGETKDIEAWGFKRRTKKWFNMGTKKVTNKITIKDIDLNDLLDKTSLGLLNENTTFKYNTTTNRYERENSFFGIPNINFYRVKSLNKKPTLNTKGLEELIAQAEKLNQGNKTKKAFDDLKSAIASAKLALKATEQAAIDEAVTTLNNAIEAFNKSADVTPGASEKVYNIPVKLMHSVEKKESMGNKALISPAKVSIKGDDVYIDLTFQGIEVPLGATKFYGHLTNLFSFKDNVLGGDAIAAEVLEQMQDKAMDGSQKQFPKVFRIKLTKAEFDNLKDNTIYVKVWVDAMDGLAGGTPGAGAQNARLVFDKSNMAEDKPGGEVPPTPPTPLTPPTPSREDVVDALRRYANLGGPQYTYQSNMMYVNAYNSLMSLLNKPNVTDMQVKFAIDNLKAAAEGLKLDTSKQNNSGNNNSAWGNNSGWGNNNSSWGSNNNNSRWGNNNQNNNQNNNQNNGPLTIQYEVPVEVLHAYQSGYSMANAAINHTARVEERNGQFRYSVNFHSIQREFGGKPLTGNLTNLFIIDGGKNRADQSGSTWSWIMNGKYDRVNIAVWVDAMDQIAGKGPGGGEQNAILSFNWNAAREVGRYGGNNNQQSQQNQQNQQTQTQSSKSGSSSNSFTDINGHWAKQSIDYVVSKGYFNGLTRSEFGPDKSITRGQFVTVLGRMLNVNTSNYMSQNFTDVNSQMYYSPYIAWANKMGIVGGVGQGRFAPDKVLTREEMAVMMSKFLKVSGKNLNAKGTVTSFNDGSNIESWAKDAVSEMARLGVVSGMGGGNFAPKKPFTRAQVAQVLFNIDHN comes from the coding sequence ATGAAAAATATAAAAAACATACTGTTGATATTTATATTATCTGTACTTGTTTTGCCGATAAATATATTTGCAGAAGAGGCTGGACCAAAAACTTGGGACGATATAGCAATTAAAGATGAGAAGACAGGTATAATTTTAACTGAATATTTTCAAGCTTTAGATATTGATAATCTACCTGAAGAAATAAAACAAGAATATTTGCAGAATCAAGGAATAAGAGCTGGTTCTAAATCTTTTAAAATCATTGGAGAAAAAGCAAAGGAAGATTTTAGATTTGAAGTAGAAGAACTAACTGATGAAGACCCTAATATGAAAGAGTTCTTGGAAAAATTCAATGATAAAATATATTCTGATTATAATGGAAAACTTAATTATTTTGGATATAAAATAAAGGTAATTCCATTAAAAGGTCAAGAGAATTTAGGAACTTCAAAGATAAAAATGCCAATTAACAAATTTATAGAAATACAAGAAGAAGGTAAGCCTTTAATAACTAGAATGGAAAGACCTATTTGGGAACACGGTGTTATAATTTGCGAAAAAAGCAATGAATACGCCGAAAGCTATAGAAATTTACATGAAATTAGATATGGTCAATGGTTATATAATGAAGAACGTATAGGTGCCAAAGGATATGATGTAGAAAAAATTCCTGCTGAAATTGTACTACCAGAAATTTTAAAAGAACATTATATATTCATTGCAAGTAGAAAAGAAATGCCTAAGATTCCTGAAAACATGATGCCGGGAACATATGAAGTTCCAACAATAGCCAGAAAGCAAGGAGATGTTGGCTGGTATTCAATGGCGAAGGGTGCTTTAAAAGAAATTGCTGAAATTAAAGTTAATAAATATGGACAAAGATATTTATATCCTAAATTTCAAAATATGCATTTAATGGGTCTAAATGGTCATTTATTAAATTTACAATATTATAAAACACTTGCTGATTCTGAATTAACCCAAGCCAAGCTTATAGATTACTATGAGGACCCGGAAGATGGATATAAGAAATATCCCCAAACATATGAAATCCCATTAAAAAATAGTGAAGCTACAAAAGCAGTATATGTTACTGTAGATGCTATGGGCGATCAAAGCCAGTGTTTTTGGTTGACTTTAAATGTAGAAGGATATCTAAAAGGCACACGAACAAATAGAGAAGGCTTAAGAATAAAAAACATAGATATGTCTGATGGAGAGTATTTGGCAGATGTTGTATCAATAAGTTCTTCAAAACCTGTAAAATTTATGTATGAAGAAGAATTATTTGGTCAAGAAAGTGACTATAAGTTTAAAATTACAATAAAAAATGGGAAGGCTAATTTAGAATTAGATACTGGAGATATATATGTAGATACAAATCCAGGTGATGTTAAAGTTCTTGGAGATAAAGAGGTAGAATTTGGAGAAACTAAAGATATTGAAGCGTGGGGCTTTAAACGAAGAACTAAAAAATGGTTTAATATGGGAACCAAAAAAGTAACAAATAAAATTACAATAAAGGATATTGATTTAAATGATTTGTTGGACAAAACTTCATTAGGATTGCTTAATGAAAATACAACATTTAAATATAACACTACTACCAATCGATATGAAAGAGAAAATAGTTTTTTTGGAATTCCAAATATCAATTTCTATAGGGTTAAATCTTTAAATAAGAAACCGACTCTGAATACAAAAGGTTTAGAGGAATTAATTGCACAAGCTGAAAAATTAAATCAGGGAAATAAAACAAAAAAGGCCTTTGATGATCTTAAATCAGCTATAGCAAGTGCTAAGTTAGCTCTAAAAGCGACTGAACAAGCTGCAATAGATGAAGCTGTAACTACATTAAATAATGCAATAGAAGCTTTTAATAAAAGTGCCGATGTTACGCCGGGAGCAAGTGAAAAAGTTTACAACATACCTGTTAAGCTTATGCACTCGGTAGAAAAGAAGGAGTCTATGGGCAATAAAGCCTTAATATCTCCTGCCAAGGTAAGCATAAAGGGCGATGATGTATATATTGATTTAACTTTCCAAGGCATTGAAGTACCTTTAGGGGCAACTAAATTTTACGGACATTTAACTAATTTATTTAGCTTTAAGGACAATGTCCTTGGGGGAGATGCAATTGCAGCTGAAGTTTTAGAACAAATGCAAGATAAAGCCATGGATGGATCTCAAAAACAATTCCCCAAGGTATTTAGAATTAAACTTACTAAGGCTGAGTTTGATAATCTAAAGGACAACACTATTTATGTAAAAGTTTGGGTAGATGCTATGGACGGCCTTGCCGGTGGCACACCAGGTGCAGGGGCACAAAATGCAAGACTTGTATTTGACAAGAGCAATATGGCTGAAGATAAACCGGGCGGAGAGGTGCCACCAACACCGCCAACACCACTTACGCCACCTACACCTAGTAGGGAAGATGTTGTAGATGCTTTGAGAAGATATGCCAACTTAGGTGGGCCTCAATACACTTATCAAAGTAACATGATGTATGTTAACGCATATAATTCCTTAATGAGTTTGTTGAATAAGCCTAACGTTACGGACATGCAAGTAAAATTTGCCATTGACAATCTAAAAGCTGCTGCGGAAGGACTTAAATTAGATACAAGTAAGCAAAACAATTCAGGCAACAATAACTCGGCTTGGGGCAATAACTCAGGATGGGGAAACAATAATTCATCTTGGGGAAGCAATAACAATAACTCAAGATGGGGTAACAATAACCAAAATAACAATCAAAACAACAACCAAAACAATGGACCTTTAACTATCCAATATGAAGTGCCTGTTGAGGTTCTTCACGCATACCAAAGCGGTTACTCAATGGCAAATGCTGCAATAAATCACACTGCTAGAGTTGAAGAAAGAAACGGACAATTTAGATACAGTGTTAATTTCCACTCTATACAAAGAGAGTTCGGCGGCAAGCCTTTAACAGGTAACTTAACAAATCTGTTTATCATTGACGGAGGCAAGAACAGAGCAGATCAATCAGGTAGCACTTGGTCATGGATCATGAATGGCAAATATGACAGAGTAAATATTGCTGTTTGGGTAGATGCTATGGACCAAATAGCAGGAAAGGGTCCTGGTGGAGGAGAACAAAATGCAATTCTTTCCTTTAACTGGAACGCTGCAAGAGAAGTTGGAAGATATGGCGGCAATAATAATCAACAAAGCCAACAAAATCAACAAAATCAACAAACTCAAACTCAAAGCTCTAAGTCCGGCAGCTCATCCAATTCATTTACAGACATAAACGGTCACTGGGCAAAACAATCAATTGACTATGTAGTAAGCAAGGGATACTTTAACGGACTTACAAGATCTGAATTTGGTCCTGACAAATCAATAACAAGAGGACAATTTGTAACGGTACTTGGAAGAATGTTAAATGTAAATACATCTAACTACATGAGCCAAAACTTTACAGACGTTAACTCACAAATGTACTACAGCCCCTACATCGCTTGGGCGAACAAGATGGGCATAGTAGGAGGAGTAGGACAAGGAAGGTTTGCACCGGACAAAGTCTTAACAAGAGAAGAAATGGCAGTCATGATGAGCAAATTCTTAAAAGTTTCAGGCAAGAATTTAAATGCCAAGGGAACTGTTACAAGCTTTAACGACGGAAGCAACATAGAATCTTGGGCAAAAGACGCAGTAAGTGAAATGGCAAGACTTGGAGTAGTAAGTGGAATGGGCGGCGGCAACTTCGCACCTAAAAAACCATTTACAAGAGCACAAGTAGCACAAGTATTATTTAATATCGATCACAATTAA
- a CDS encoding copper amine oxidase N-terminal domain-containing protein, translating into MKKIFLSIVLALVLVSSFGFAATKYEVPVKLEKFGEPGKESMGNPSLKQIADVEERDGKFIYNLYLKKMEFMNMEGELTNLFIYEGDKDSNRVETKQSPISGEYSKRHEFERKNAKEDKILVAVWVDAMDAIAGGGKGSGEQKAYLVFDWKNAKALDAKEDVKAPIKDDKKAGTQIKILINEKEMTPETPAYIESGRTMVPLRFISEALGEKVDWNNAKRTVTIGDNKASLVIGSKEIDANGKKILIDSPAVIKSSRTFVPLRAISEILGAKVSWEGATKTVKIIK; encoded by the coding sequence ATGAAAAAAATATTTTTATCAATAGTATTGGCATTAGTTTTAGTATCCTCATTCGGATTTGCAGCGACAAAGTATGAAGTGCCTGTCAAGCTCGAAAAGTTTGGAGAGCCGGGCAAGGAATCTATGGGAAATCCTTCACTAAAACAAATAGCAGATGTAGAAGAAAGGGATGGCAAATTTATTTATAATCTTTATTTGAAAAAGATGGAGTTTATGAATATGGAAGGAGAACTCACAAATTTATTTATCTATGAAGGGGACAAGGACTCCAACAGAGTTGAAACTAAGCAAAGTCCTATAAGTGGTGAATATTCTAAACGTCATGAGTTTGAAAGAAAAAATGCCAAAGAAGATAAAATTTTGGTGGCTGTTTGGGTTGATGCTATGGATGCAATAGCAGGAGGTGGCAAGGGTTCTGGTGAACAAAAGGCCTATTTAGTCTTTGACTGGAAAAATGCCAAGGCTCTTGATGCAAAAGAAGATGTTAAGGCTCCTATAAAGGATGACAAGAAAGCAGGGACTCAAATTAAAATTCTCATAAATGAAAAGGAAATGACTCCTGAGACTCCCGCTTATATTGAAAGTGGAAGGACCATGGTGCCACTTAGATTTATATCTGAAGCTCTTGGAGAAAAGGTGGACTGGAACAATGCTAAAAGGACTGTGACTATCGGAGATAATAAGGCAAGTTTAGTGATCGGTTCAAAAGAAATTGATGCCAATGGCAAGAAGATTTTGATAGATTCTCCAGCAGTTATTAAAAGTTCTAGGACTTTTGTACCCCTAAGGGCAATTTCTGAAATTCTGGGGGCAAAAGTTTCATGGGAAGGAGCGACCAAGACTGTAAAGATAATAAAATAG
- a CDS encoding epoxyqueuosine reductase QueH — protein sequence MNNINYNNEMEKIINSLDKRPRLLLHSCCGPCSTSVLERLASHFDLTIFFYNPNIYPEEEFYKRARVQKELLKKMGLSISLVLGEYDDSIYYSSVKGFENQKEGSLRCYKCYEFRMREAALYAKKHAFDYFTTTLSVSPYKRANWINEIGLELEKTVGIKFLYSDFKKKDGYKRSIELSKTYDLYRQDYCGCSFSKKEAEEKLEES from the coding sequence ATGAACAATATTAATTATAACAATGAAATGGAAAAAATTATAAATTCGCTAGACAAGAGGCCTAGACTTCTGCTGCACTCATGCTGTGGACCTTGCTCGACTTCGGTTTTAGAAAGATTGGCAAGTCATTTTGATTTGACTATATTTTTTTACAATCCCAACATATATCCGGAGGAAGAATTTTACAAGAGGGCAAGGGTTCAAAAGGAGCTTTTGAAGAAAATGGGACTTAGCATCTCGCTTGTTTTGGGGGAATATGATGATTCAATCTATTATTCCTCTGTAAAGGGCTTTGAAAATCAAAAAGAAGGCTCTTTGAGATGTTACAAGTGTTATGAATTTAGAATGAGAGAGGCTGCCTTGTATGCTAAAAAGCATGCTTTCGATTATTTTACAACTACTCTGTCTGTTTCTCCTTACAAGAGAGCCAACTGGATTAATGAAATAGGCCTTGAGCTGGAGAAAACAGTGGGTATCAAGTTTCTCTATTCAGATTTTAAAAAGAAAGACGGTTATAAAAGGAGCATAGAATTGTCTAAGACTTATGACCTTTATAGACAGGATTATTGTGGCTGCAGCTTTTCTAAAAAAGAGGCTGAAGAAAAATTGGAAGAGTCATGA